CGCAGGCCACCATCTTCCTATTCAGCAATGCTGCGCAGTACATCACCGGCACTGTGCAGATAGTCGACGGGGGATTCTGGCACATGGGGCCCCTTGTGACCACCGAGTTGTATCCGGAACAACTACTGAAACGGCTTGCTCGCGAGCCCAAACTGTGAGAATCGTGATCATGTAGTTTTTTTTAATGAATCATGACCGTGACTATTTCCGCTACTCAATCAATCCCCGTATATTCGgtatttgatttttttttttacctCGGGGACAAATCAAACTCCGAGCATGATATATATGGTGCATTTGCCCAGTCGTTTTCCTAATGGCATCTTCTCTCTCATCATTTGAGACCAAGACGACGGTACCTCCGTCTCGGATTGGGACATTCTTCGATGACGTGCTCGCAAATTTCCACCCCATCTACTTCGTCATCAATATGGGACTGGGTATCACAAGCTTGGTGATGTACAACTTTCCGATCGAGCAGGTCCGTGTGGGGATGAGATACATGGGCATCGTGTACTTTTTCATTGATCTCGTTGCATTTATCATCATCCACGctctttttttcctgcgcTACTTTGTGCTATTCAACCGCTACGACCGTGTCTCATTTTGGGGGCTGCTCAAAGACCACCGACTCAGCGTGTTCCTTGGAGCAGAGGTCATGGGGTTCGGCTCGTTGATCAACATGATCCGATATTTGAGGCCAGAATGGACGCTTTTCACGTACACGCTCTGGTGGATCCAGGTAGCTCTCAGTCTGTTTTGTGCCTGGGGAGTCACGTTTCTAATGATGGCCGTGAACAACCTCGATGCAAGCGATCTCAACGCCACCATTCTTCTCCCCGTTGTCACCCTGACAGTTGCTTCTTCCACGGGCTCTATTGTGAGCGGCAAACTCGACTCTGCCAGCTGGAAGCTTTCTTCCGAGATCGTCACATTCATGCTCTTAAGCAACGCTCTTCTGCTTGCTTTCCCGCTCCTATCTGTCTATTTTTACAAACTACTCACATCAGGCCTGCCCTCAAAATCTAGCATCTACTCATGTTTCATCCCTATCGGCATGCTGGGACAGGGTGCGTTTGCCATGCTGCTCAATTTCCAACAATTGGCcgatctcctccaaaaCGAGCCAGCACTCATCAAGGTCACAGCCTTGCTCAGCCAAGAGTCTCTGCAAGTAGTGGCGGCACTGCTTCAGCTTGGATCCG
This window of the Ogataea parapolymorpha DL-1 chromosome VII, whole genome shotgun sequence genome carries:
- a CDS encoding putative membrane protein yields the protein MASSLSSFETKTTVPPSRIGTFFDDVLANFHPIYFVINMGLGITSLVMYNFPIEQVRVGMRYMGIVYFFIDLVAFIIIHALFFLRYFVLFNRYDRVSFWGLLKDHRLSVFLGAEVMGFGSLINMIRYLRPEWTLFTYTLWWIQVALSLFCAWGVTFLMMAVNNLDASDLNATILLPVVTLTVASSTGSIVSGKLDSASWKLSSEIVTFMLLSNALLLAFPLLSVYFYKLLTSGLPSKSSIYSCFIPIGMLGQGAFAMLLNFQQLADLLQNEPALIKVTALLSQESLQVVAALLQLGSVYVAMSLVSMGICVTMIAIFGVLKYGLIHSWSKTLWASTFPLGTMAISQSELYRLTGWLGFQITSTIYSFALIAVTTYCLLNTCIFEIPIRKHDV